A portion of the Streptomyces sp. NBC_00376 genome contains these proteins:
- a CDS encoding SH3 domain-containing protein — MDEHTDITTAATTAAAADVTEDVAALAGSDDVTRYPIAPGYRVNVRTGPGTQYGIVRTLPYGMKVPVYCQKPGERVTGPYGTSNLWDNIANGQFVADAYVHTGSDGYIAPRCD; from the coding sequence ATGGACGAGCACACCGACATCACGACCGCCGCCACCACCGCCGCCGCGGCCGACGTCACCGAGGACGTGGCGGCGCTCGCCGGTTCCGACGACGTCACCAGGTACCCGATCGCGCCCGGCTACCGCGTCAACGTCCGCACCGGACCGGGCACCCAGTACGGGATCGTCAGGACCCTCCCGTACGGGATGAAGGTCCCGGTCTACTGCCAGAAGCCGGGGGAGCGGGTCACCGGCCCGTACGGCACCTCGAACCTCTGGGACAACATCGCCAACGGCCAGTTCGTGGCGGACGCCTACGTCCACACGGGCAGCGACGGCTACATCGCACCGCGCTGCGACTGA
- a CDS encoding class I SAM-dependent methyltransferase, whose translation MVPADSHRPAPASAPTSSPPATPATPRALSFDRAAAQYAAARPGYPPALFDAVEELAHRPLRGARTVDIGAGTGISTRLLHERGARVTAVEPGAGMAAELHRSFPHLPVVRGDGNRLPLATASADLITYAQSWHWTDPALAAPEALRVLRPGGALALWWNVSDHSVPWIAEQDARLRRFFGAGDSAHGSAVRSRDLPSGLDFAHRRVPWTRRVPLDTHLANLGSHSAFLVLGAEPTRRFLAEEGARLAELFPDGTVEESYAVDLSVAVVPVGLGTTS comes from the coding sequence ATGGTTCCCGCCGATTCCCACCGCCCCGCACCCGCATCCGCCCCCACCTCCTCACCGCCGGCCACCCCGGCCACGCCCCGAGCGCTCTCTTTCGACCGGGCCGCCGCCCAGTACGCCGCGGCCCGCCCCGGCTACCCGCCCGCGCTCTTCGACGCCGTCGAGGAACTGGCCCACCGCCCCCTGCGCGGCGCCCGCACCGTCGACATCGGCGCCGGCACGGGCATCTCCACCCGGCTCCTCCACGAACGCGGTGCCCGGGTCACCGCCGTCGAACCGGGCGCCGGCATGGCGGCGGAGCTCCACCGCTCGTTCCCGCACCTGCCCGTCGTACGCGGCGACGGCAACCGCCTCCCCCTCGCCACCGCATCGGCCGACCTGATCACGTACGCCCAGTCCTGGCACTGGACGGACCCGGCCCTCGCCGCCCCCGAGGCGCTGCGCGTCCTTCGCCCCGGCGGCGCCCTCGCCCTCTGGTGGAACGTCTCCGACCACTCCGTCCCGTGGATCGCCGAGCAGGACGCCCGGCTGCGCCGTTTCTTCGGCGCCGGCGACTCCGCCCACGGTTCGGCCGTCCGCTCCCGCGACCTGCCGTCCGGGCTCGACTTCGCGCACCGCCGGGTGCCCTGGACGCGGCGGGTGCCCCTCGACACCCACCTCGCCAACCTCGGCAGCCACTCCGCCTTCCTCGTCCTCGGCGCGGAACCCACGCGGCGCTTCCTCGCCGAGGAGGGCGCCCGGCTCGCGGAACTCTTCCCGGACGGCACGGTCGAGGAGAGCTACGCGGTCGACCTGAGCGTGGCCGTCGTCCCCGTCGGCCTTGGCACCACCTCTTGA
- a CDS encoding ABC transporter ATP-binding protein produces MMNNRGAAIEAHGLTVVRGDRTVLRSIDFTVEPGRITGLLGPSGCGKSTLMRSVVGTQAKVTGTLDVLGSPAGHPALRPRIGYVTQDPSVYTDLTVRQNLDYFAAILRPGRRQRDARRAAVTRAITEVDLTSHADALAGTLSGGQLARASLAVALLGTPELLVLDEPTVGLDPVLRRDLWNLFHRLAADRGTTLLVSSHVMDEAERCHRLLLMREGEILADGTPEALRTAARADTVEAAFLHLVDQAATRQEPAR; encoded by the coding sequence ATGATGAATAACCGGGGTGCCGCCATCGAGGCCCACGGCCTCACGGTCGTACGAGGCGACCGCACGGTCCTGCGCTCCATCGACTTCACCGTCGAACCCGGCAGGATCACCGGCCTCCTCGGCCCCTCCGGCTGCGGGAAATCGACCCTGATGCGGTCCGTCGTGGGCACCCAGGCCAAGGTCACCGGCACCCTCGACGTGCTCGGCAGCCCCGCGGGCCACCCCGCGCTCCGCCCACGCATCGGATACGTCACCCAGGACCCGTCCGTCTACACCGACCTGACCGTCCGGCAGAACCTGGACTACTTCGCGGCGATCCTCCGGCCGGGCCGCCGACAGCGCGACGCCCGCCGCGCCGCCGTCACCCGCGCCATCACCGAGGTCGACCTGACCAGCCACGCCGACGCCCTCGCCGGCACCCTCTCCGGCGGCCAGCTCGCCCGCGCCTCCCTCGCCGTGGCCCTGCTCGGCACCCCGGAACTCCTGGTCCTCGACGAACCCACCGTGGGCCTGGACCCCGTACTCCGCCGCGACCTGTGGAACCTCTTCCACCGCCTAGCCGCCGACCGCGGCACCACGCTCCTCGTCTCCTCGCACGTCATGGACGAGGCCGAACGCTGCCACCGCCTGCTCCTCATGCGCGAGGGCGAGATCCTCGCCGACGGCACCCCCGAGGCGCTGCGCACCGCCGCCCGCGCGGACACCGTCGAAGCGGCGTTCCTCCACCTGGTCGACCAGGCCGCCACCCGCCAGGAGCCCGCCCGATGA
- a CDS encoding ABC transporter permease: protein MSTTPTPAPTPATGTPPLSPARTLATAARVLRQLSHDARTVALLLLVPVVLISLLRYVFDGSPRTFDAIGASLLGIFPLITMFLVTSIATLRERTSGTLERLLAMPLGKGDLIAGYALAFGAVAIVQSLLATAVSVWALGLDVIGSPWLLLLVALLDALLGTALGLFVSAFAASEFQAVQFMPAVIFPQLLLCGLFIARDRMAPFLEAISNVLPMSYAVDGMNQVLGHTDITGDFVRDVLVVAGCALLVLALGAATLRRRTA from the coding sequence ATGAGTACGACACCGACCCCGGCACCCACCCCGGCGACCGGCACCCCGCCCCTGAGCCCGGCCCGCACCCTCGCCACCGCCGCCCGGGTCCTGCGCCAGCTCAGCCACGACGCCCGCACCGTCGCCCTGCTGCTCCTGGTCCCGGTCGTGCTGATCAGCCTGCTCCGGTACGTGTTCGACGGCAGCCCCCGCACCTTCGACGCCATCGGCGCCTCGCTCCTCGGCATCTTCCCGCTGATCACGATGTTCCTGGTGACCTCGATCGCCACCCTGCGCGAACGCACCTCGGGCACCCTCGAACGCCTCCTCGCGATGCCGCTCGGCAAGGGCGACCTGATCGCCGGCTACGCCCTCGCGTTCGGCGCCGTGGCGATTGTCCAGTCGCTCCTGGCCACCGCGGTCTCGGTCTGGGCGCTGGGCCTGGACGTCATCGGCTCCCCGTGGCTGCTGCTCCTGGTCGCCCTGCTCGACGCGCTGCTCGGCACGGCACTGGGCCTGTTCGTCTCCGCCTTCGCCGCTTCCGAGTTCCAGGCCGTCCAGTTCATGCCCGCCGTGATCTTCCCGCAGCTCCTGCTCTGCGGACTGTTCATCGCCCGCGACCGGATGGCCCCCTTCCTCGAAGCGATCTCGAACGTGCTGCCCATGTCGTACGCGGTCGACGGCATGAACCAGGTCCTCGGCCACACCGACATCACCGGCGACTTCGTCCGCGACGTACTGGTCGTGGCGGGCTGCGCCCTCCTGGTACTCGCCCTCGGCGCCGCCACCCTCCGCCGCCGCACCGCCTGA
- the proC gene encoding pyrroline-5-carboxylate reductase, producing the protein MTQTVAVLGTGKIGEALLSGMIRAGWRPANLLVTTRRSERAEELHNRYGVDSVSNAEAAERADILILAVKPQDMGRLLDELSGHITPDRLVISAAAGITTAFIEDRLAASTPVVRVMPNTPVLVDEGMSVISAGSHATTDHLTAAEAIFGGVGKTLRVPESQQDAATALSGSGPAYFYFLVEAMTDAGILLGLPRAQAHDLIVQAAIGAAVMLRDSGEHPVKLREAVTSPAGTTISAIRELENHGVRAALIAALEAARDRSRELASGNG; encoded by the coding sequence ATGACCCAGACAGTCGCAGTACTCGGCACCGGCAAGATCGGCGAGGCCCTGCTCAGCGGCATGATCCGGGCGGGCTGGCGCCCGGCGAACCTGCTGGTCACCACGCGCCGCTCCGAGCGCGCCGAGGAACTCCACAACCGCTACGGCGTCGACTCCGTCAGCAACGCCGAGGCCGCCGAGCGCGCCGACATCCTCATCCTCGCGGTCAAGCCCCAGGACATGGGCCGGCTCCTCGACGAGCTCTCCGGGCACATCACCCCCGACCGCCTGGTCATCAGCGCTGCCGCGGGCATCACGACCGCCTTCATCGAGGACCGCCTCGCCGCGAGCACCCCGGTCGTGCGCGTCATGCCGAACACCCCCGTCCTCGTCGACGAGGGCATGTCCGTCATCTCGGCCGGCAGCCACGCCACCACCGACCACCTCACCGCCGCGGAGGCGATCTTCGGCGGCGTCGGCAAGACCCTCCGCGTCCCCGAGTCCCAGCAGGACGCGGCAACCGCCCTGTCCGGATCGGGCCCCGCGTACTTCTACTTCCTCGTCGAGGCGATGACCGACGCCGGCATCCTGCTCGGCCTGCCCCGCGCCCAGGCCCACGACCTGATCGTCCAGGCCGCCATCGGCGCCGCCGTGATGCTCCGCGACAGCGGCGAACACCCCGTCAAGCTGCGCGAAGCCGTCACCAGCCCGGCCGGCACCACCATCAGCGCCATCCGTGAACTGGAGAACCACGGCGTACGAGCCGCCCTCATCGCCGCCCTCGAAGCCGCCCGCGACCGCAGCCGCGAACTCGCCTCCGGCAACGGCTGA
- a CDS encoding cysteine hydrolase family protein yields the protein MEIAENAALIVIDVQNGFEEEAYWGPRNNPEADRNIAGLIDAWQSSGRPVVFVRHDSPKPDSPLRVGQPGNDFKGYVEERRGKGGGPELLLTKSVNSAFYGTPDLAEWLERSGIRQLVVVGIQTNMCVETTARMGGNLGYEVFVPLDATHTFDLTGPWGWTQSADQLARATAVSLHGGGFAKVVRSAELIAAAV from the coding sequence ATGGAGATCGCAGAGAACGCGGCACTGATCGTGATTGACGTACAGAACGGCTTCGAGGAGGAGGCGTACTGGGGGCCTCGGAACAACCCGGAGGCGGACCGGAACATCGCGGGGCTGATCGATGCCTGGCAGTCGAGCGGGCGGCCGGTGGTGTTCGTACGGCATGACTCGCCCAAGCCGGACTCGCCGTTGCGGGTGGGTCAGCCGGGGAACGACTTCAAGGGGTACGTGGAGGAGCGGCGCGGGAAGGGCGGTGGGCCCGAACTGTTGCTGACGAAGAGCGTGAACTCCGCCTTCTACGGGACGCCCGATCTCGCCGAGTGGCTGGAGCGGAGCGGGATCCGGCAGCTCGTGGTGGTCGGGATCCAGACCAACATGTGCGTCGAGACCACGGCGCGGATGGGCGGGAACCTCGGGTACGAGGTGTTCGTACCGCTGGACGCGACGCACACCTTCGATCTGACCGGGCCGTGGGGGTGGACGCAGAGCGCGGACCAGCTGGCGCGGGCCACCGCCGTGTCGTTGCACGGCGGTGGCTTCGCGAAGGTGGTGCGCAGCGCGGAGCTGATCGCTGCCGCGGTGTAG
- a CDS encoding GlxA family transcriptional regulator — MATTPDPTRIALVSFPGVRAFDVSVITEVWGVDRTDRGVPPFELRRTAAEPAPIALRGGLSLTPDRTLAWLARADLIVVPGLDDHLIPAPAPVLEALRRAHARATPIASLCGGAFPLAQAGLLAGRRAVTHWRLADDLRATYPHVKVTQDALFLHDANIWTSAGTAAGIDLCLHLVRRMHGAEIAATIARSMVTAPFRTGTQAQFIEHPTPRADRDADTLAAVRAFALAHLAEPHTVASLATRAGMSPRSFARHFQATTGTTPLRWLITQRIAAAQKLLERTDLPLPEVARRTGFGSEITMRQHFATHLSTSPRDYRLAFHRQPDPARG; from the coding sequence ATGGCGACCACCCCCGATCCCACCCGCATCGCGCTCGTCTCCTTCCCCGGCGTACGCGCTTTCGACGTCTCGGTCATCACGGAGGTCTGGGGCGTCGACCGCACCGACCGCGGCGTCCCGCCCTTCGAGCTGCGCCGCACCGCCGCCGAACCGGCCCCCATCGCCCTGCGCGGCGGCCTCTCCCTCACCCCGGACCGCACCCTCGCCTGGCTCGCCCGCGCCGACCTGATCGTCGTCCCCGGCCTCGACGACCACCTGATCCCGGCCCCCGCCCCGGTCCTGGAGGCCCTCCGCCGCGCCCACGCCCGAGCCACCCCGATCGCGTCCCTGTGCGGCGGAGCCTTCCCGCTCGCCCAGGCCGGCCTCCTGGCCGGCCGCCGAGCGGTCACCCACTGGCGCCTCGCCGACGACCTCCGCGCCACCTACCCCCATGTGAAGGTGACCCAGGACGCCCTCTTCCTCCACGACGCCAACATCTGGACGTCGGCGGGCACCGCGGCCGGCATCGACCTCTGTCTCCACCTCGTACGCAGGATGCACGGGGCCGAGATCGCGGCCACGATCGCCCGTTCGATGGTCACGGCCCCGTTCCGCACCGGCACCCAGGCCCAGTTCATCGAGCACCCCACCCCCCGCGCCGACCGCGACGCCGACACCCTCGCCGCGGTACGCGCCTTCGCCCTGGCCCATCTGGCCGAACCGCACACGGTCGCCTCCCTCGCCACCCGTGCCGGAATGTCCCCCCGCTCCTTCGCCCGCCACTTCCAGGCCACCACCGGCACGACCCCGCTGCGCTGGCTGATCACCCAACGCATCGCCGCAGCCCAGAAGCTCCTGGAACGCACCGACCTCCCTCTCCCCGAGGTGGCCCGCCGCACCGGCTTCGGCAGCGAGATCACCATGCGCCAGCACTTCGCCACCCACCTGTCCACCAGCCCCCGCGACTACCGCCTGGCCTTCCACCGGCAACCGGACCCGGCCCGGGGTTGA